The DNA window GTTTTCCAACGATTCGGGGTTTTCTGGTCCCTCTGGAAGCCGCAGAAGCGGGAACTTCAACAGCGCCTCATCATGGGGAAGAGGGGGGAATAACAGTAAAGTATTGAGGAAAACAGATAAAGTTTGTAACTTTTGGGTTGACGGTAAATGCAGCTATGGTGAGAAATGCAGGTACTTGCATTCTTGGAGTTTGGGtgattctttttctttattgacTCAGCTCGACGGCCACCAGAAGGTTGTAACTGGAATTGCTTTGCCAGCTGCCTCTGATAAGCTTTACACTGGCAGTAAGGACGAGACTGTCAGAGTCTGGGATTGCCAATCTGGCCAGGTTTCTTTCTTtcctccttttcttttcttttcttaactTTTACTCAATGCTTCTAATCCATTGGTTTGCAGTGTATGGGTGTCATTCAGCTTGGTGGTGAGGTTGGTTGCATGATCAGTGAAGGCCCTTGGATTTTTGTTGGTATCCCCAATCTTGTTAAGGTTGCTTCCTACAATACCTTCACTTATATTATCATCACATCTTTCTTGCTTCTTCTGCAgatcgatttttatgttttagctCATTCcatatatatgaaaattttcGCAGGCATGGAATACGCAAACTAACACTGATCTTACTCTTACTGGGCCTGTTGGACAAGTTTATGCCATGGTCGTGGGAAATGATTTGCTATTTGCCGGTACACAGGTATTATATTCGTGTCTAAATCAATTGCTCTTCATATTTTTGTTCACTTCCAAACTCTTAGTATTCTTCTTTATTTCCTTGGTTATTCATTCTACACTTTCCTATAACTTATCCAATTACAAAATGCATCTTTTTTAAAAGTCCTGTCTCTCGATGAAATTGTGTAGGGAAACATTTGACGACTCCTTCATATTATGTATATGTATTGTACAAGATGCACCCACATTCACTTTGTATTTGAAAAATTGTCATGCTGGAATTGCCTGCCATGAACCCGTTAATGTAGTCCTCACCTGTATTATTTCCATTATGCAGGATGGTGCAATATTGGCTTGGAAGTATAATGCAGCGACGTTAAATTTTGATCCAGTTGCATCGCTTCCAGGACATACTGTTGCAGTTGTTTCATTAGTTGTTGGAGCCAATAGACTATATTCGGGTTCCATGGACCACTCTATAAGGGTAGGTTGCTTAGCATCATATCTACTGCCATTTAAATATGTGAGAAGTCTTCGGTGCTTGACGGAAAATTCTTAAACTAAGCTAAATATTTCCTGTAGGCTCATTAATTTCTAACATATGCATCTCGCCGTCCTTCCTGCTAGGTCTGGAATCTTGAAACCTTACAGTGTGTGCAAACACTAACGCAGCATACTTCAGTTGTTATGTCGGTTCTTTGTTGGGACCAGTATCTTTTGTCATGTTCATTAGACCAAACGataaaggtttgtaaacattttagtTCACATATGCTATTCCTTTTTATTGGCATTGCTATCATGTAATTCAGCTCctgtttgtttgtttatttatctGTTCAGGTGTGGGCGGCTACAGAAAGCGGGAACTTGGAAGTGACATACACTCACAAAGAAGAGCATGTAGGTTATTCAATATCCTGTTATCTGTTGTGCACgtcaaatttttgtttttcatgtCAATTGAAATTGACACTTAGCAGTTAGTCCTTTTTTTATCCATGTCAATTTGGGGAAGTACAGGATTTTGGATGTAATTAATGTTCTGTTTCAATCAATtctaattgaattaattgattttttttttattagaacaAAAATTTAAGATGAACGAATTGGATACAAAGTGCACATTTGGATTAGTGTGAAGCATGAATTTGGATGCTTTAATAGCCTCAAATTATTCGATGTTCTTTCTTcgtcttttaaattatttttgttacaGAGTGATTGATGGAAATGCTTTAGTCTTATATTTGCATTAGTTCCATAGCGGTTGGAGGTAACTAACTAGTGTTATAGGgttcaaatttaatttcaaatttcatgCTGCTGCTTTGGACTCTACTCATGCTAGCCTCATGTTGATGTTATAGTTGGCGTCTTAATGACTGCTGTTGGTTGCTAAAACATAAAACTTAGCATTGTGATTAGATGGATTAAATAGGATGTCACGTTTTAGACTTTTAGTTACTTATGCATTATGAATTTTCTGATGTAGGGACTGCTTACCCTCTGTGGGATGCATGATTTAGAAGGCAAGCCAATCTTGTTATGCTCTTGTAATGATAATTCTGTGCGCGTCTTAGATTTACCTTCGTAAGTTGAGCAATTTCCCTTTAATGTAAATATGAAGTGTTATTCGTTCTTTAATATTTGGTCTCGTTTCAAATGATTCGCCATTCTGACATGATCTTTAAATCCATTAGCTTTTCAGAGAAGGGGAAAATTTTCGCTAAACAAGAGATTCGTGCCATTCAGACTGGTCCGGGGGGCTTATTTTTCACTGGTGACGGAACGGGTCAAGTGAGAGTATGGAAGTGTGCAGCTGAAGCAACAGCGACAGCCACTGCCTGATGATATAGGCgtgtattttgtgttgtttggcggtttcaatttattatttcttGTCTGAGGGGGAGTAGCAAGCAGAATGCGGGTTTTGTGGTTTTAGAGTTAGCATGTGCCATAGTTATTTGTTAAAGAAAGTAGTGTTCCATGGCTTGGATCAATAAAGTGCACTGATTTCTTGGTTGTATTACTAGGCACTAAATTATTGTCAGTCTTAAAACTTGATTTTAAGAAAAGAGAACCGATGGCTTTTCAATCTTAGTTAAGTCTGTCTAATGGCATTGACTGCTTCATAATTTCATGAGGAATACATGCATAAAGGTAAGAATTATAGAATAAAAACCCAGAACTGCACTTTTGGATATCCAACATAGTATGGAAATGATCAAActtttagtattattttattggctaataggctgaaaaacccttcaccttttaacccctttttaattgcaccctgacgttgtaaaatTATTGATTACACCCAAATTTGCACCTTTCATGTTCAATTGCACccttaaatatcaaaatctacaccttttaatttcaattacaccctcgagcatcaaattgacctctttttcagtactttatatttaaatagtcctcaatgttataattaaaacaaaaaaaccctttttcctaatatttaaaaaattaataacatccaattaactaataaaattcACTAGCCCTAAAACAATACCATCCACAAAATTAGAACTAACCCAGTAAAATTCAGCTAGAAACAAGACTgatcatttcaaaacaaaatcaataaccATTAAACAATCAACgaattaaagttattaaccattctaattaaacaaaaataataaaccgAAAACCCaattaaagaaatgaaaagaTGACGACGATGATGATGGATTCAAGACTCTAGAATATTTGTATGAAGATCACGACGACGATGAACAcgtagaaaaaagaaaaataagaaattggTTTCATGAATTAAAGTAACCAAAGAAAGAATCCTATGAAGAAAATGCTGCGATGATGAACAGACGTGCTGCAATGATGACCCATACTACGCATTTAATACACTACTAATAATGATCAAGCTCATCAAGATAGCAACAAAATTGAAAACGAGagccatttttttttattttaaattgtgatCTTCAGGtatttaatgataataaaacACTCTTCCGCGTTCGTTTCTTGAGTTCCAGCTCTTTTCTATTCTGGGTTTTAATGGAACAATTAGATCAAAATCTTGAAAACCCAGATGAcgataattaaaaaagaaacgatttttcttaataaaaaaagcTCTGTTGGTTTTTCTCCCATGAAAAAGGAACAGCCCCTTCTTAGATTTTATTGGGTTTTAAAAATCTTGAAAACCCCTGATGATTATTATtgggttttaaaaaaatttgaaaagaagagttttttcatttttaaatataatattaagtattactatttaaaaatatattaaaatataaattactattaatttgaatttttttcaagtgaaaagatgtCAATTTGATGTTTGAAGGTAGAATTGAAAGTGATAGGTGtgaatttggatataattaGTGATTTTACAACGTCAGAGTGCAAATGGAAATAAGCTAAAAGGTGAAGGTTTTTTCAGACCATTACCCTATTTTATTTCGGTaagagaaatttaatttttttcaaatttagacATTCAACTTTCAAATTAgacaaaaatacttaaaaaaaccccacctttgaatgttttcaattgcaccaccaAGTAgtagaattttcaattacactctatttagggttttcagttttcgtctgtaccccaattgactaaaatgacctctttttatttaaaaaaagtttaaattaatccttcatatactaatttatttgtcttttttcaaatggaaaaaataataatacaatccctctaataattttatcattaaattaattaaattatcaattttttttattttggggtatagatgaaaaactgaaaaccctaaatagggtgtaattgagaattctcctaggtggtggtggaattgaaaaaaagttcaaaagcgGGTCAaattacagtcgaccctctaataattaatattctataaattaataattctaataattaatagaaaattgaaagAACCAACtccgttccacgtcggataattaataattctattatttaataattaataatatttaaaatatattctatatgaatattaattattagagagatttttttaaagaaatatataacaattgatgatttatttgagacaatactaaccttaattcataaagtggaagttaaaatactaTCAAATTATGGCTTTCTtattcttttaagaaattttaaaagaagttattagataaacaaattaaagtaagtaaaatatctctagtataaaaaatattaaaaattattttagtttatgaatacaacttcttaataattattttttagtttgatatcaattgatattttttaaattgaatataaaattatttcttttaaattaagtgattgtaaagtgtatttagttagtttttttaatatcatattaatattaggtctattaatgt is part of the Mercurialis annua linkage group LG3, ddMerAnnu1.2, whole genome shotgun sequence genome and encodes:
- the LOC126674641 gene encoding zinc finger CCCH domain-containing protein 48, translated to MDLDGQGGNSRVFQRLGGSQSLTDPRQQKVCHHWKAGRCTRIPCPYLHRELPPPPLHNGHTKRGFSNDSGFSGPSGSRRSGNFNSASSWGRGGNNSKVLRKTDKVCNFWVDGKCSYGEKCRYLHSWSLGDSFSLLTQLDGHQKVVTGIALPAASDKLYTGSKDETVRVWDCQSGQCMGVIQLGGEVGCMISEGPWIFVGIPNLVKAWNTQTNTDLTLTGPVGQVYAMVVGNDLLFAGTQDGAILAWKYNAATLNFDPVASLPGHTVAVVSLVVGANRLYSGSMDHSIRVWNLETLQCVQTLTQHTSVVMSVLCWDQYLLSCSLDQTIKVWAATESGNLEVTYTHKEEHGLLTLCGMHDLEGKPILLCSCNDNSVRVLDLPSFSEKGKIFAKQEIRAIQTGPGGLFFTGDGTGQVRVWKCAAEATATATA